A window of Candidatus Saccharimonadales bacterium genomic DNA:
GTCAGTAATACTCATCGCACACCCTCTTGGAGTTTAGTACGAGAACTATACCCATTTTCGAACGGGTGTCAAAATATACTCTTTACTTGTTAACCTCAATAACCGCCCGTCGAGCAGGCCAGCCTGATCGCCGTCAAGAGCGTGACCAAGTACTACACCCACGGTGGCAGCCGGGTTGCCATGCGACGCGGGGATGCGCTATACTATCTCAACGGCGATCACCTGGGCAGCACCTCCTTAACAACCGGTGATACTGGCAATATTGTCTCCGAAGTGCGCTACCTGCCCTACGGCGAGGAACGCTGGACCAACGGCGCCACCCCGACCGACTTCACCTTCACCGGCCAACGCAACGAGGCCGGCTTTGGCTTGATGGATTATAATGCGCGGTATTATTCGGCGCGGTTGGGGCGGTTTGTCTCGCCAGATACGGTGGTGCCGGAGCCGGGGAGTGGGCAGGGTTTTAATCGGTATGCGTATGTGATGAATAATCCGCTGAACTATATTGATCCATCTGGTCATTGCCGTGAAGAAGATGAAAATTATTCCGACTGTACAGATTTTGCTGATGAAATTGTATCGGAGATTGGTTCTGATACTACCTGGGATGGGGTCAATGTTTATGACTTAAATTGGCAAAATGAGGACCAGGTTGAAAATTTTGTCTCGCAGCATAATGCATTACCTGAAAAACTTAGACGATGTGTAAAGTGGACCCTTTTGTCAAAACACACACTAAGTAAATTAATGTCCGGTTCCTTTC
This region includes:
- a CDS encoding RHS repeat-associated core domain-containing protein is translated as MTKYYTHGGSRVAMRRGDALYYLNGDHLGSTSLTTGDTGNIVSEVRYLPYGEERWTNGATPTDFTFTGQRNEAGFGLMDYNARYYSARLGRFVSPDTVVPEPGSGQGFNRYAYVMNNPLNYIDPSGHCREEDENYSDCTDFADEIVSEIGSDTTWDGVNVYDLNWQNEDQVENFVSQHNALPEKLRRCVKWTLLSKHTLSKLMSGSFL